DNA from Bradyrhizobium japonicum USDA 6:
TTGAAGCGGGCGGTGACGCCGGCGGCATCGTTGTAGGCGTCGTGGAGGACGCGCTCTTCCTTCTCGAGGTCGGCGCCGATGATCATCTGCGCGCCCTTGCCCAGGATCTTGCGGGCGCTCTTCAGGAAGGCCTGCGCCTCATGCGGCTCGAAATTTCCGATGGTCGAGCCGGGGAAGAAGCCGACCTTGGGCATCGATGCGACTGCCTTGGGCAACTCGAACGGCGTGGTGAAGTCGGCCGCCACCGGATAGATGCCGAGCGTCGGGAAGTCCCGCTTCAGGCCGTTTGCCTGCGCCTTCAGGAAGTCGCCTGAGATGTCGACGGGCACATAGGCCGCGAACTTGCAGTGATCGAGCAGCAGGCGGACTTTCGTGGTTGCTCCGGCGCCGAACTCGACCAGCGCCGCATGCTGCGGGATGATCTTCGCGATCTCGCTGCCGCGCTCCTTCAGGATCGCAAGCTCGGTGCGCGTCGGGTAATATTCCGGCAGGCGCGTGATCGCCTCGAAAAGTTCAGATCCGGCCGCGTCGTAGAAATATTTCGGCGACAGCTTTTTCGGCTGCTGCGACAGGTCCTCGATGGCCTCGCGGGCGAAGGCGGTGGTCTGCTCGTCGGGGAGATGGGCTTCGGCCAAAGCGCTGGCGTGCACATTCATGATACTCTCCTGAACGCGCTGTCCGGCGCGTATTTGTCGTCGGATGATTTTTATTCGTAGTCGGCGAGCCGCAGTCCCGTGAACTGCCAGCGATGGTGCGGATAAAAGAAGTTGCGATAGGTAATACGGCTGTGGCCCTCGGGAGTTGCAAGCGAGGAGCCGCGCAGCACCAGTTGGTTGATCATGAACTTGCCGTTGTACTCCCCGAGCGCGCCTTCGATGGCGCGGTAGCCGGGGTAGGGCGAATATGAAGAACGCGTCCACTGCCAGACGATGCCGAAGGCGTCGTTGAGCTGGCCGGCACGCGCAGCGACCTCCCATTCCATCTCGGTCGGCAGATGCTTTCCGGCCCAGCGCGCAAACGCATCGGCCTCGTAATGGCTGACGTGGCAGACCGGCGCGTCCGGATCGACCGGCTTGAGGCCGGCGAGCGTCATCATCTGCCACTGGCCGTCGATGTCGCGCCAATGGCCGGGGGCGTCCCAGCCTTCGTTGTTGACGGTGGCAAAGCCGTCCATCAGCCACAGCGTTGCGGTCCGGTAGCCACCGTCGCGCATGAAGGCGAGCCACTCGGCATTGGTGACGAGATTGCGTGAGACCCTGACCGGACCGACGAGGGCCCGATGCGCCGGCTTCTCGTTGTCGAAATGAAAACTGTCGTCGACATGCCCGACGGTGTGGATACCCTCGTTCAGCGTCAGCCAATCCTCCCCCGTGCGTGTCGAAGCCGGGAAGCGCCAGCCCGGATCGTAGGCAGGCGGGATCGGGTTCTGCGCGAAGGCATGCAGGATGTCGGTGAACATCAATTCCTGATGCTGCTGCTCGTGATTGAGCCCGACCTCGACCAGCGGCGCAACCTCGCGAAGCTTGTCCGCGCCGACCTCGCGGAAGAATTTGACGACGGCCGCGTCGACATATGCTCGATAGGCGCCGACCTGGTCGGCGCTGGGACGGGTGATGTCGCCGCGGTGATTGCGGGAATGACGCGGGCCGGCGCTGACGTAATAGGAATTGAACAGGAAAGCGAAATCAGGGTGGAAGGGCCGGTAGCCGGGACAGTGCTCGCCGAGCAGGAATTGCTCCCAGAACCAGGTGGTATGGGCCCGATGCCATTTCGTGGGGCTCGCATCCGGCATGGATTGAATCTGCTGGTCCTCCGGCGACAGCGGCGCGGCCCGGCGCTCGGTCTCGTTGCGGACGGCGAGAAACGCCTCTTCCAGCCCCTGGGCGAGGCCGCGCGGGTCGGCCGACGATGACGAAAGCGGCGGGGTGGCCGTAGCGGAGGCTTGTTTCGTCACGTTTTTCTCCAGACAGGACAAGAGAACGTTGTTGGCGTTGCCCGGTTCCAAAACCGAGGTTCGTCCTAGATAAGGGCTCCGTTACGGTATGAAAGTCCTCCCCGGCGATGATATTCGTGGCATCATGCAATGGGCCGGCGTGGCCTGGACCGGCCGCCCAGGGGGTGTTCGCCGCCATTTTACTTTGGATGCACAACGGTTTGGGCTACATATATAGGCAGGTATCGGGTTAAATCGGCTGGGCCGGCCCGAGGGAATCGTTGAGGGCTCCGCCCCGGAAGGACATGGATATGAGCATCGAGGAATTCATCGCCAACGAAGTGAAGTCGAACGACGTGGTTCTGTTCATGAAGGGAACGCCGCAATTTCCGCAGTGCGGTTTCTCCGGCCAGGTCGTCCAGATCCTCGACCACATTGGCGTTGGTTATAAGGGCCTCAACGTCCTCGAATCCGCCGAACTGCGTAACGGCATCAAGGAATACTCGAACTGGCCGACCATCCCGCAGCTCTATGTGAAGGGCGAGTTCGTCGGCGGATGCGACATCGTCCGCGAGATGTTCCAGGCCGGCGAACTGCAGCAGCTCTTCTCCGAGAAGGGCGTCGCCGTCGCGGCTTGATCGGGTGACCCAGCTGACGCGCCGCATCGGCGGCGCCGAGCTTGAGGTTATCGTAGCTGACATCACGACACTCGGCGTTGACGCCATCGTCAACGCCGCAAATTCGTCTCTCCTGGGCGGAGGCGGCGTTGATGGCGCAATCCACGACGCTGCCGGTCCGGAGCTTCTGGCCGAGTGCCGGACGCTCGGGGGATGTCCGACCGGCGATGCCAAGATCACGAAGGGCTACCGTCTGCCCGCGCGACATGTGATCCACGCAGTCGGCCCCGTCTGGCACGGCGGCAGCCGCGGCGAGGCGGATTCGCTGCGCTCCTGTTATCGCCGCGCGCTTGAGCTCTCCCAGGCCAATAGACTGAACTCTCTAGCCTTCTCCGCGATCTCGACCGGGGTATATCGCTTTCCGGCCGATCAGGCCGCGAAGATTGCGGTCCACACGACCATTGAGGCCCTGCCGGCAGCGCCGCTGGTCACCCACGTCATATTCTGTTGTTTCTCGGAGACAAGCGCCGCGCTCCACACGGACGTTCTGGCGCGGTATGGCAGCCCTTGTGCCTGATGACGCGGTCGGTACACTCCGCTCGGCCACGTTCCGGGGAGGGAATATGAATTCACATTTCGGACTGCGTGCGTTCGTTTGCGGCGCGCTGGTGTCGCTGGGTGCGATGTCGCTCGCGCGCGCCGAAGGCACCTACGAGATCCCGGCCGGCGCGCATTTCAATCAGGAGAAGCTCGCCAAGGTCGGCGAGTTCTTCAGGAACGAGGTCGCGACCGGCAAGATCGCCGGTGCCACCGTGTTGATCAAGCAGCACGGCAAGCCGGTCTACCACGAAGCCTTCGGCGTGCAGGACGTGGTGAGCAAGGCGCCGATCACCGACAAGACCATCTTCCGCCTGTTCTCGATGAGCAAGGCGATCACCTCCGTCGTCGCGGTGCAGTTGATCGAAGACGGCAAGATCAAGCTCGACGATCCCGTCTCGAAATACATTCCGTCCTTCGCCAATGTGAAGGTCGGCGTCGAGAAGAAGGCCGACGACGGCACCAAGTCGCTCGAGCTGGTGCCGCCGAACCGGCCGATGACGGTGCACGATCTGATGACGCACACCTCGGGCGTCACCTATGGCTTCTATGGCGACAGCCTGGTCCGCAAGGCCTATCGCGAGGCCAATATCTATGCCGGCGATTTCGACCTCGCCGAGTTCGCCGAGCGCATCGCAAAACTGCCGCTGCACAACCAGCCGGGCGCGCTGTGGCAATACGGCCATTCCACCGACATTCTGGCGCGAGTCATGGAGGTCGCAACCGGCAAGCCGTTGCTCGAGATCGAGCGGGAGAAGCTGCTCGATCCGCTCGGCATGGTCGACACCGGCTTCTTCGTCACTGCCCCCGAGAAGCAGAAGCTCCTGGCCCAGCCGGTGCCGAATGACGCCGATTTTCGCGTCGGCCGAATCAACGATCCGACGGTTGTCAAAAAAATCCAATTCGCCAGCGGCGGCATGGTGACGACCATGGCGGACTATGAACGCTTTGCGCAGATGCTGCTCAATGGCGGCAGCCTCGACGGCAAGACCATCCTCAAGCCCGAGACATTCAAGCTGATGGTGACCGATCAGATCGGCCCGACCTCGGGGGTCAGTCGCGACTATTTCTATTTCCCCGGCGACGGTTTCGGCTTCGGTCTCGGACTTGCGGTCCGCACCGATCCCGGCAACGCCAAGCCGCCGCCGCCCGGCGATCTCGGGGAATTGAAGTGGGACGGCGCCTCCGGTTGCTATTTCGTCATCGACCCCAAGCAGGACATGTTCTTCGTGCTGCTGGAGCAGACCCCGACCGAGCGCCAGCGCGTGCAGCGGACATTGAAGCAGTTGGTCTATGAAGCCATGGAGAAGTGACATGTTCGGGCGCCGCGCGCTGATCGCGGCGCTCGTTCTTTTGTTCGGTGCAGGTAGTACGCAAGCGGGCTCCGAGGGGCGCGCCCACACTTTCTCGCCAGAAGGCCTGGCAAAGGTTTCCGACTACATCAGGAGCGAGGTCGCAGCCGGCACCTTTCCGGGCGCGATCCTGCTGCTCCAGCAGCACGGCAAGCCGGTCTATTACGAGAATTTCGGGGTCCGCGATGCCACGACCGAGCTCTCGATGAGCGCGGACACGATCTTCCGGCTCTATTCGATGTCGAAGCCGGTCACGACGGTCATGGCGATGATGCTGGTCGAGGAGGGCAAGCTCTCGCTCGACGATCCCGTCGCAAAGTACATTCCGGCCTTTGGCGAGATGAAGGTCGGTGTCGAGACGAAGGCCGAGGACGGCAAGGTTGCGCTGGTGCTGGAGCCGCTCAGCCGCGCCGTGACGATCAAGGATTTGATGCGTCACACTGCCGGGCTGCCCTACGGTTATTATGGCGGGGGCTTGGTGAACAAGCTCTATGCCGACGCCGGTCTCTTCGACAACAAGGCTTTGACCAACGCCGAACTCGTCGCGAAGATCACCGCGCTTCCGCTCGCCGAACAGCCCGGCACGAACTGGGATTATGGCCACTCCACGGACGTGCTCGGCCGCATCGTCGAGGTCATATCGGGGAAATCGCTGTTCGCGTTCGAGAAGGAGCGGCTGCTTGATCCGCTCGGGATGACGGACACTGCATACTATGTCGCCGATCCTGCCAAGTGGCCGCGCATCGCCGAGCCGATACCGCAGGATCGCGCGATTAGCCCGATGACGCAGGTCCGCGATCCCCGGATACCGCTGAGGTGGGAGTCGGGCGGCGGCGGCCTTGTCGGTACGGTCGGTGACTACGCCCGCTTCTCGCAGATGCTGCTCAACGGCGGCAGCTATGAAGGCCGGCGCTATCTCAAGCCGGAGACCATCGCGCTGATGGCGTCGGATCATATCGGCCCCGAGACGAAGATCGCGCGCGATCAGAACTACTATCCGGGCGGAAGCTCCGGCTTCGGCCTCGGTTTCGCGGTGCGCACCTCGGTGCCATCAGGGACATCGTGGCCGCTTGGCGAATATCGCTGGGACGGCGTCGGCGGCACCTTCTTCTTCATCGATCCCGAAGACGATCTGTTCGGGATCTTCATGGTGCAGACCCCGTCGCAGCGCGGCCGGATTCAGCTGGCGTTGAAGA
Protein-coding regions in this window:
- the grxD gene encoding Grx4 family monothiol glutaredoxin gives rise to the protein MSIEEFIANEVKSNDVVLFMKGTPQFPQCGFSGQVVQILDHIGVGYKGLNVLESAELRNGIKEYSNWPTIPQLYVKGEFVGGCDIVREMFQAGELQQLFSEKGVAVAA
- the egtD gene encoding L-histidine N(alpha)-methyltransferase, which encodes MNVHASALAEAHLPDEQTTAFAREAIEDLSQQPKKLSPKYFYDAAGSELFEAITRLPEYYPTRTELAILKERGSEIAKIIPQHAALVEFGAGATTKVRLLLDHCKFAAYVPVDISGDFLKAQANGLKRDFPTLGIYPVAADFTTPFELPKAVASMPKVGFFPGSTIGNFEPHEAQAFLKSARKILGKGAQMIIGADLEKEERVLHDAYNDAAGVTARFNLNVLVRINRELGGNFDLSSFTHRAIYNRERHRIEMHLISKKSQTVRLLGTSFSFRPGESIHTENSYKYSLERFAALAQGAGWKVRESWTDAAKMFSVHALEAAE
- a CDS encoding serine hydrolase domain-containing protein encodes the protein MFGRRALIAALVLLFGAGSTQAGSEGRAHTFSPEGLAKVSDYIRSEVAAGTFPGAILLLQQHGKPVYYENFGVRDATTELSMSADTIFRLYSMSKPVTTVMAMMLVEEGKLSLDDPVAKYIPAFGEMKVGVETKAEDGKVALVLEPLSRAVTIKDLMRHTAGLPYGYYGGGLVNKLYADAGLFDNKALTNAELVAKITALPLAEQPGTNWDYGHSTDVLGRIVEVISGKSLFAFEKERLLDPLGMTDTAYYVADPAKWPRIAEPIPQDRAISPMTQVRDPRIPLRWESGGGGLVGTVGDYARFSQMLLNGGSYEGRRYLKPETIALMASDHIGPETKIARDQNYYPGGSSGFGLGFAVRTSVPSGTSWPLGEYRWDGVGGTFFFIDPEDDLFGIFMVQTPSQRGRIQLALKTLIYQAMGR
- a CDS encoding serine hydrolase domain-containing protein, producing the protein MNSHFGLRAFVCGALVSLGAMSLARAEGTYEIPAGAHFNQEKLAKVGEFFRNEVATGKIAGATVLIKQHGKPVYHEAFGVQDVVSKAPITDKTIFRLFSMSKAITSVVAVQLIEDGKIKLDDPVSKYIPSFANVKVGVEKKADDGTKSLELVPPNRPMTVHDLMTHTSGVTYGFYGDSLVRKAYREANIYAGDFDLAEFAERIAKLPLHNQPGALWQYGHSTDILARVMEVATGKPLLEIEREKLLDPLGMVDTGFFVTAPEKQKLLAQPVPNDADFRVGRINDPTVVKKIQFASGGMVTTMADYERFAQMLLNGGSLDGKTILKPETFKLMVTDQIGPTSGVSRDYFYFPGDGFGFGLGLAVRTDPGNAKPPPPGDLGELKWDGASGCYFVIDPKQDMFFVLLEQTPTERQRVQRTLKQLVYEAMEK
- a CDS encoding O-acetyl-ADP-ribose deacetylase — translated: MTQLTRRIGGAELEVIVADITTLGVDAIVNAANSSLLGGGGVDGAIHDAAGPELLAECRTLGGCPTGDAKITKGYRLPARHVIHAVGPVWHGGSRGEADSLRSCYRRALELSQANRLNSLAFSAISTGVYRFPADQAAKIAVHTTIEALPAAPLVTHVIFCCFSETSAALHTDVLARYGSPCA
- the egtB gene encoding ergothioneine biosynthesis protein EgtB, with protein sequence MEPGNANNVLLSCLEKNVTKQASATATPPLSSSSADPRGLAQGLEEAFLAVRNETERRAAPLSPEDQQIQSMPDASPTKWHRAHTTWFWEQFLLGEHCPGYRPFHPDFAFLFNSYYVSAGPRHSRNHRGDITRPSADQVGAYRAYVDAAVVKFFREVGADKLREVAPLVEVGLNHEQQHQELMFTDILHAFAQNPIPPAYDPGWRFPASTRTGEDWLTLNEGIHTVGHVDDSFHFDNEKPAHRALVGPVRVSRNLVTNAEWLAFMRDGGYRTATLWLMDGFATVNNEGWDAPGHWRDIDGQWQMMTLAGLKPVDPDAPVCHVSHYEADAFARWAGKHLPTEMEWEVAARAGQLNDAFGIVWQWTRSSYSPYPGYRAIEGALGEYNGKFMINQLVLRGSSLATPEGHSRITYRNFFYPHHRWQFTGLRLADYE